From Salvelinus namaycush isolate Seneca chromosome 9, SaNama_1.0, whole genome shotgun sequence:
gtctgagcactgatgagggattgtgcgttcctggtgtaactcgggcagttgttgttgccatcctgtacttgtcccgcaggcgtgatgttcagatgtaccgatcctgtgcaggtcttgttacacgtggtctgccactgaggacgatcagctgtccgtcctgtctctctgtagtgctgtcttaggcgtctcacagtacggacattgcaatttattgccctggccacatctgcagtcctcatgcctccttgcagcatgttcacacagatgagcagggaccctgagcaTCTTTCTTATGGTgtatttcagagtcagtagaaaggcaccttcagtgtcctaagttttcagaactgtgaccttaattgcctaccgtctgtaagctgttagtgtcttaatgaacatgcaccggtggaacggtcgttaactgtttatggttcattgaacaagcatgggaaacagttttaaaccctttacaatgaagatctgtgaatttatttggatttttaaaaattatctttgaaagacagggtcctgaaaaagggacgcttctttttttgctgagtttaacaCAATGTCGGACAGTGAGCCATATTTACCATTTTTGTACTGCTGGAAGCTCAACAGTTGTACCATTTCATTTTGGGGCATCTTCCTGGGTTCAGGGTGTGCCTCTCTGGGGTCGCTAGTACTGGAGAACACGTGGCACTTGTCCTGCCGGTAACCATAGATACCAGTGTTTTGTACCTCGAGGAGAAGACCCCTTTGAACGCTTCCTAGGATGCAGTTGGTGTATTCAATCTGGTATAATTGAGGCACAAAGAAGTTAGTCTTGGAATAAAATTTCGCTTGTCTCCAGTGCGTCTTGTTGCTATGTATATTGCTAGGGAATTAACCAGTCAGTTTCATATAAagactagtgatgcaccgattaCATTTTTTTTGGCCGATAGctatattttccttgccaaaaaacctgATACCgatatttacattttagcagccttttaagcattcgGAACAACTtctggtgaaactggagggcacgTAATTCAAAcaataaaaattatggatattaaacatttaggtacataagTGTCTTATTTCAGCTGaacgcttaaattcttgttaatctaactactctgtccgatttacagtagctatcacagtgaaaacatgccatgcgattgtttgaagacggcgccccacatcaaaatatttttctaccggcacaggtttcatacaacaattaaatattcactttttgaaaatcttcctctgatttgtcatacaaagggtcccagctataacgtgtcgttttgttagataaaatcctttatcatatcccaaaaagtctgtttagttggcgccatcgatttgagtaatccactcattcaatttgcagagaaaggaatcagaaaatctacccctaaactttgtttcaacaagtcaaaatatgtttctatttactcctcagataccctaaaatgtaatcaaacttgttgaccaatcaggactgcacgtcacataatttaAACgagttaatacatttttttacgtagttattacactatcactcgtatttcatatgtcacaacgattcatatGCTACgctgctggtaaagttgtctcgtgcacctacagtgctggtcataaaaataAACTAGCTCATgtatgcaaacaatgttcttccccaaaaacatagcaaaataacaatctgtttcagtagctagttagctagctaactatatagctaagtgtcatctaaaataaccctaatttataggtcttatttgattaatggtggccGGACGCATCTacgtgaagctagccacaataaattagccatcttaaataagcatgcccctttcaattaaaccccccccccctaaaaacaGATAGTccttgtgtaacggatgtgaaatggctagctagttagcggtggtgcacgctaatagcgtttcaatcggttacgtcactcgctttgagaccttgaagtagtggttcctcttgctctgcaagggccgcggcctttgtggagcgatgggtaacgatacttcgtgggtgactgttgttgatgtgtgcagagggtccctggttcgcgcccgtgcgaggggacggtctaaaggtGAACTGTTAcacttggttcactccagacctgactgcccttgatcagcacaaaaacaccctgtggcatactgcactagcttcgaatagtctccgcgatatgcaacttttcagggaagtcaggaaccaatacatagtcagtttgaaaaagctagcctttgctttcctaacagaAATTGGCAtgctgcagcactaattccaaaaagttttgggacactaaagtccatggagaataagagtacctcctcccagctgcccactgcactgagactaggaaacactcaCCACTGAAATCcacgataatttcaataagcatttctctacggccggccatgctttccacctggctactccaaccccggccaacagctctgcacaccccgcagcaactggcccaagtcCCCATCCCCCCActtcttcacccaaatccagacaactgatgttctgaaagagctgcaaaatctggatccatacaaatcagctgggctagacaatctggaccctcttcctaaaattatacgccgccattgttgcaacccctattactagtctgttcaacctcttttgtatcgtctgagattcctaaagattgaaAGCGGTCGTGGtcatcccctcttcaaagggggagacactctagacccaaactgttacagacctatagccatcctgccctgcctttctaaaatcttcgaaagccaagttagcaaacagatcaccgaccatttcaaatcccacagtagcttctccgctatgcaatctggttttcaAGCCGTCTTCGTCGACCTGGCAAAGGCTTAagactgtcaatcaccgcattcttatcggcagactcaacagccttggtttctctaatgactgccaagcctggttcaccaactacttctcagacagagttcagtgtgtcaaatcggagggcctgttgtccggaactctggcagtctatgggggtgccacagggttcaatactCGGGCCGACTCGtcgctgtgtgtgtatatatagtgagtacacccctcacatttttgtaaatatttgagtatatcttttcatgtgacaacactgaagaaataacactttgctacaatgtaaagtagtgagtgtacagcttgtataacagtgtaaatgtgctgtcccctcaaaataactcacacagccattaatgtctaaaccgctggcaacaaaagtgagtacacccctaagtgaaaatgtccaaattgggcccaaagtgtcaatattgtgtgtggccaccatcattttccagcactgccttaaccctcttgggcatggagttcaccagagcttcacaggttgccactggagtccttttccactcctccatgacgacatcacggagctggtggatgttagagaccttgcactcctccactttccgtttgaggatgccccacagatgctcaatagggtttaggtctggagacatgcttggccagtccatcacctttaccctcagcttctttagcaaggcagtggtcgtcttggaggtgtgtttggggtcgttattatgttggaatactgccctgcggcccagtctccgaagggaggggatcatgctctgcttcagtatgtcacagtacatgttggtattcatggttccctcaatgaactgtagctccccagtgccggcagcactcatgcagccccagaccatgacactcccaccaccatgcttgactgtaggcaagacacacttgtctttgtactcctcacctggttgccgccacacacgcttgacaccatctgaaccaaataagtttcttggtctcatcagaccacaggacatggttccagtaatccatgtccttagtctgcttgtcttcagcaaactgtttgcgggctttcttgtgcatcatctttagaagaggcttccttctgggacgacagccatgcagaccaatttgttGCAGTGTacggtctgagcactgacaggctgaccccccaccccttcaacctctgcagcaatgctggcagcactcatacgtctatttcccaaagacaacctctggatatgacgctgagcacgtgcactcaacttctttggtcgaccatggcgaggcctgttctgagtagaacctgtccagttaaaccgctgtatggtcttggccaccgtgctgcagctcagtttcagggtcttggcaatcttcttatagcccaggccatatttatgtagagcaacaattctttttttcagatcctcagagagttctttgccatgaggtgccatgttgaacttccagtgaccagtcagtatgagggagtgtgagagcgatgacaccaaatttaacacacctgctccccattcacacctgagaccttgtaacactaacgagtcacatgacaccggggagggaaagtggctaattgggcccaatttggacattttcacttaggggtgtactcacttttgttgccagcggtttagacattaatggctgtgtgttgagttattttgaggggacagcacatttacactgttatacaagctgtacactcactactttacattgtagcaaagtgttatttcttcagtgttgtcacatgaaaagatatactcaaatatttacaaaaatgtgaggggtgtactcacttttgtgatatataTAGCTCtctcaatgatgtcactcttgctgctggtgattctctgatccacctatacgcagacgacactatccTGTATACATCAGGCCTTTCTTTGGAcacaaacgagcttcaacgccatacaacgcTCCTTCCatagcctccaactgcttttaaaatGCTAGTAAAAACGAAATGCACGcgcttcaaccgatcgctgcccgcacccgcatcactactctggacggttctgacttagaatatgtcgacaactataaatacctaggtgtctggccagactgtaaactctccttagactcattaagcatctccaaatccaaaattaaatctagagtcggcttcctatttcacaacaaagcctccttcactcatgctgcctaacataccctcgtaaaactgactatcctaccgatcctcgacttcggcgatgtaatttacaaaatagtctccaacactctactcagcaaattggatgcagtctatcacagtgccatccgttttgtcaccaaagccccatatactacccaccactgcgacctgtatgctctcattggctggccctcactacatatttgtcgccaaacccactggctccaggtcatctaaaagtctttgctaggtaatgcTCCgtcttctcagctcactggtcaccatagcaacacccacccgtagcatgtgctccagcaggtatatttcactggtccatccccaaagccaacacctcctttccttccagttctctgctgccaatgactgtaacgaattgcaaagatcactgaagttggagacacaTCTCCCTCACTGAAGTTTAAGCgtcaactgtcagagcagcttaccgatcgctgcacacagcccatctgtaaatagcccatcgaACCACCTACCtaatccccatatttgtttttctgctcttttgcacaccagtatttctacttgcacatccttaTCTGCACATATCACGCCAGTTTaaattgctcaattgtaattacttcaccactattggcctatttattgccttacctcatttgcacacactgtatacagctttttctattgtgttcttgactgtacatttgtttatcccatgtgtaactgttgtttttggtcgcactgctttgctttatcttggccaggtcgcagttgtaaatgtgaacttgttctcaactggcctacctggttaagtaaAATGTGGACTTTTCCgttacatttattttgaaggctgtcattgacagtgatgcaaattgtAGATTTATGCCATAAtggaatagatcatgctaaacaaggttggaatgttgttaatttgacaaatctgttgaaatcacactggacGTAATacactttagaattgcattggagGCATACCtttttcactgtacagccttacctatggattgtggatcaatgacatgggctatcagtctactcagtgacacccagagaacattatcgtagctcttattgcaggactcTGAAACTGAATTAAGCCACATTTGTCAACCTGTGTGTATTGAACAAtattccagaggaaaaacaatactgaatcaaatcagtttatttgtcacgtgcgccaaatacaacaggtgtagaccttacagtgacatgcttacttacaggctccaaccaatagtgcgaaaaaggtgtgtgtgggtaagtaaagaaataaaacagtaaaaagacatttgaaaataagagtagcaaagctatatacagacaccggttagtcaggcagtatgtacatgtaggtatggttaaagtgactatgcatatatgatgaacagagagtagcagtagcgtaaaaagaggggttggcgggtggtgggacacaatgcagatagcccgggttagccaatgtgcgggagcactggttggtcgggccaattgaggtagtatgtaccgCGTAAATGTTTTGGTGTCTGATTACTCAATTCCCAACATCGTACTCAGAGTTGACTGTtaccatttcattgatccccaatccttaggtaaagctgtacagtgcaatatgaatgtcaatacgcaccataggctgactggggaggtgatttcagtCACGTGATAAGAGCTACAATGCTAATATTTGCATTAACTCTTCaaagttgtgttctgtgggtgtcacagAGTAGACTGACACCCCATTTTatagcttcacattccaaccttttttaacattatctagtccaAATATAGCAtcattccaccaattgtaaccttctgcatcactttcaactaggtacttttattttgaagacatactgcaaattccactattgtgcctaatccttattgtggctagcttcacaacacaaccCGGTCAGGTCGAgcgtcactagccagatgaagctagctggctgcttataacgttagctttgggcaacagggttaagtagctggctagccatttattttcatgaactgaagttcaatagGTGAACAATAGTTActcaaggattcctaaatcatttctaagaatagtgaaaatgactgcagtttctactggtcatatTGGTgttagctaggtaccaagctaaagctagctagcccAGAAGTTGCAGTCAAACAAATAATGCGGTATTGTAAATACAgctcgtggccggtgtttgcagacttttttttgtacagctttgacagtgctactgatagtggTACTTGGCTTacacgtgcaaattcagaacacacaacattctataatagaacaatgttatttgacatgtatttttttgtacacaCAAAGACTCAAACTGTGTTCCATAGTATGTTGTGAAGCTATTACTGTGGAACTCCGttagggcaacatctgaacatTAGCACACTTGGTAGTTAGTGTGTACCGGTTCTCAGCCAgtcgcgaaagccaacatcacccgcgacagaacggttgattgtcaagggcaatgaatccattatcttggcgttaatggattttgcctttgagttttcgctgaaatgttcttactcttttaAATGACTGcctgacttgttgactgctcgatccacacagcagacattgtgggctaggttaggaatgcggTGTTGCATGTTTAGCGCAAAATTGTACGTGCGTCATatgtatgcacgtcagctttgaggTCGGTTTTTCACGTcgccgttaaactagacatcgggcgataccgatgttggcatttttagctaatagcgtctgattccgatatgttcaccgatatatcgtacATCCCTAATAAAGACACATATTGGAAAACCACAGGCATGTACACAGAACCACAGATAGTAGTGCAGGTGAATGGTAGCAGCACCAGGTGGGCTTCTGTACTGTACCTGTTTGTGGTCTGGCAGCCCGTATGTGCTGGGGAAGCAGAGGGGCTGGGTGTTGGGCTCGAGAGCATTACACTGGTAGTGGAGCTGAACCCTGGGGCCTGACACCTGGGTCTTTCGCATCTCGCTCCCCCTATAGGAGATGGTGATCTCCAAGTCCCAGAGGGATGAGTGGGCGGCAGGCAGGTTGAGCAGGGCATCCGGATTTACTGTTGGGAGATCGGAAAGGTCATCAAATAAGTCACATTGTACTGCATGAGTGAAATGCACTTTATTTTCCAGTACAGAAAAGACATGGTAAAATGCTatttacacaacaagttggatgTGTGGATTTTTCCTTGACTTGTGGCTGTATGGCCCTGGCATACCTTGGTAGTATGGCTGCTGTACTAGGACTGGTGGcactgggtagtgtgtgtgtaccggTATAGAGTTCTCTTGAGAAGAAAAAGAGTTGTCATATGTCATTATCAAGCTTTTTCCAGAATTTGTATTTAAAATGTTTGTCATTAACAACCCATTGTGAGGAGTTACTTTCTACAGGTGGGGAGGTGCTGTACCTGTGTGTTGGATCAGGTCTAGGGGGTTCAAGGTTAGGTTGCTAAAGTTCAGTATATCATGCTGTTCGGAGGGGGGGAAAATACATTCAGATTTAACAAgtttgtctttaaaaaaaaaaagactagaATCATGGTTTCTATCAGGGCAGGGTTAAATAGCCAGCTCCTGGTTCAATATAGATGTACTGTTACTATACCTCCATGCCTGGGGGAGTGTTTTCTGTAGGGGTGAGAGCACAGTCAATGCCATAGTTCTCCAGAGTGATTTCTTCTATGTGCGGGCTCTCATAGttatctgtaaaaaaaaacaaaaacaaaaaaacaaacaattaaaaCAATTGGGGCAAGAGGAGACTCAAGTTGGCTACCTgagctaatgcctaggctttagttCAGCAGGCAAACAGTCTTGTGGCACTTAAGTTACACAAGCCATAGTGATCTTACACTCATTGATGACCAGGTAGACTTTATGGGGGTCGTTTGAGTCCTTGGAGTGGTCTTCCACCATCTTGAAACGCCTGCACAGGCTGTTCAGTGCAGAGCGGAAGTTGGTCTTCCACTTTGCCTCCTCATTGCGATGCTCATTGATTTTCCCGCTGACCACTGCCCATGCCTGTAACCAGATAATTGATGTGCCATAGAATTGAACTGTCATCATAACAAGTTACTTATTAGATCATTATACATACAACATGTAATGATTCATGCACTGCAGTTCACAATCAAGCCACAGCCTCTATTGCCTGGAATTTCTGTAGAGCTCTGGCCACCTTCCACAATATATTCCTTACCCTGAATATTTTACGGTCGTCCTCGGAGCAATCCTTCCTAGAATTGTGTTTCCACGGGACTCTGAACTTATTGTTGTCAATAAAGAACAAACCGGTGTATTGCTCGGTCCGCACCTGTTCTATCAGCCAGTCACCGAACTGAGGTTTGTAGCTGAAACATGCAGGGAGAAAGGAAATAGCCTACATACTTATAAAAAGAGGGGCAGTATATCGGCAACATTGGTGAGTGAAGTGTCATTGAAAGAGCACGTCTTTATTCCAGAGAGAGACTA
This genomic window contains:
- the LOC120053484 gene encoding interferon regulatory factor 3-like; the encoded protein is MQSYKPQFGDWLIEQVRTEQYTGLFFIDNNKFRVPWKHNSRKDCSEDDRKIFRAWAVVSGKINEHRNEEAKWKTNFRSALNSLCRRFKMVEDHSKDSNDPHKVYLVINEYNYESPHIEEITLENYGIDCALTPTENTPPGMEHDILNFSNLTLNPLDLIQHTENSIPVHTHYPVPPVLVQQPYYQVNPDALLNLPAAHSSLWDLEITISYRGSEMRKTQVSGPRVQLHYQCNALEPNTQPLCFPSTYGLPDHKQIEYTNCILGSVQRGLLLEVQNTGIYGYRQDKCHVFSSTSDPREAHPEPRKMPQNEMVQLLSFQQYKNELIAFKENKRGSPDYTIHMCFGEKFPDGKPLEKKLIVVKVVPLICRYFHEVAQEEGASSLQNDNISLQISHHNSLMELINATWPDGPQHAMGQYF